AACGCTATTTATCATATGTTGAATTTTTTAGGATATCATCGAGATAGTAATATGAAAAAAAATAGGCGTTTTATTGCCTCCGTGAGTGATATGACCCATGCTGGACTAGCTTCCTCTTGTGATTATTTTTTCTGTCGTGATAATAGCTTGGTTTTGAAAACCGCTGCGGTATATGAATATTTGGGTATAAGAACAACGATTGTCCATTTTCAAGAGAAAAAGGAGCGGCTTTAGCATCGACCTGCTGCATGAATACCTAAGTATTGCATTTTAGTTGTACTAAAATTTATAAGATGACTCACAATCTTTTATTGGAAGATGTTGTGATGCTAAATTAATTTACTCTTCACGCTTACCAATCGGTTTTTCGCCTTTCTTACAGATGGTGTCGTATTCATCGCGGTAGTAGCGCAGGTTAACGCATTCTTCATCAAAGCGTTGTCTTGCGGTTAAGGCTTGCTGAGGATGTTCCTTGTCATTCATGATCTTTTTCAGTTCTGCACATTCACGTTCCTGACGTTTGACTTCAAGGATTTCCTCGCAGGGGGGCTGTTTATGAGCGCAATTAGAAAGGAGAGGAACGAACATACAAATACCAAGTAATTTCGCTGCTGTTTTTAGTGTTTTCATTTTAGTTCCATGTGCATTTGTAGTTCATTTTTTACTTCGTGGAATCTGGCTTTTTGTGCTCTATTGAGTTCCAGATCGCCAAGGAGCCTGACGTGTTTTTTACTATCTACGATTAATTTTAGATCAGGTTTATCCAGTTTATCTAACATCCGGGCAATACATTGTAGCAAACTGATTACTGCATCAATGTTTGTGGGCGATAATTTGAGTGCTTGCGAGTAAGATTCGTAAGCCGCTTGAAATTTACCCTGATTGTAGCAGTTCAGGCCGTCTTTGCAGTGTTGTTGGAAGGCTCGAATTTGCTCTGTCATGCCTTCGCTGGTCTTGCTTAACAGGTACTCTACGTTAGGGTCGATATTATATTCGCCATTTTGCAGGCGCTTGGACAAAAGATTAACTTCATCAAATTCACCCAGATCAAATAGCACTTTTATGGAGTCGGGCACCATTGATATGGGGTATTCTTCAAATTGTTCTTCCAGCGTGTTTTGCGCTTTAGATAATGAACGACGAGCTTCTGATAATTTTCCATCGAGAAAATTTACCCTGGCGTTAATGATGTCTTCGAAAGCGCCGTAGTCAAAGGGTTCCGATAAGCGGGTGAGAATGTCGTCGTTTCTCAAGCGTTGTAGCGTTATCAGCGCTTCTTGCTGGAATTTATTGCGATCACCTTTTTCAGCCGCATGTTCGGCGGCATCAAGAATGCTTCGTACAAAGTTACATAGGTGAGCAACGTCACGGTAAACCGAACGGCGTGTTTGCTCAAAAATAGCTTTACAGCATTGTTTGGCGAATTCGAAATCGTTGTTTTCCCGTGCCAGACTCGCGCCTAAATACTGTCTGTCGAGAGAATAGGGCGACAAGGTGATGGATTTTTTGATTTCGTTTATAGCTTCATCCAGATAGCCTTTCTGCCAGTAACTTTTTGCCAGAACGTCGTGCCCTTCAACTGCAAGTACGCGATTTTTCACCACTTGTTTCGCAAGGGTAATTGCCTGATCATAATTACCAAGATGCATCTGAGTTTTGGCTATTGCGACTTGAACCCAAGGGTGAGGCTTATGTTGCATGATGGGTTCAAGCATATGTAGTGCTTGTTTGTGTTGGCCCGATTTCCAATACAGTTCCGTTAACAGTACGCTACATGCCTGACGGTATTTACAGCCATTGGTGATCAGGGTACGACATTCTTCGATAGCCTTATTTACATCACCTTTCATGTAATGCTGATAGACAGGCGCTAATTCCTGCTTCTTCATATAGGCTTTTTGTAAACGGATGGATAATTGTGCCTGGGAAAATGGCTTAATCATGTAATCGTCGGGTTGACGTTCCAGGCTGCCAAGTACAACGGGGCGTTGGTTGTCTCCACTGACCATAACGAAGACGGTATCTGGTTTTACGTATTTGAGAATGCGGATCTCTTCCAGAAATTGGTATCCGTTCTTTTTGTCGGCTCCTAACTGTACGTCGGAAATAATGATGTCGAACTTTTCTTTTCGGCACGCGACAACGGCTGCTTCGCCATTTTGTGCAATGACTACAGATTTTGCCCCAAGGGCATTAACCATTCCGCGTAGTAGAACCAGGAAGGGACGTTGATCATCCACAACGAGGACACGCATTTTTTCGAAATCTATCAGTGCCATTACCGTGCTAAAAATTACCCCGTTTGAATGGTGAAGTTGTGAAATGTAACGGTTTGCCTGAATAAATCAATAGATTAATGAAGCACGACAAATCAGTGTTCAGTGTTTTTGATAATGTTCATTATCTTATACAGGGAAACTATGTGTTACCCCGTTATTTTTCTGAGTTCTAGCTTACCCTGTCTATTTTCATATTTGAATGCCGTAATAGTGCGACTGCTCGCCATTTCGACAATGTAGGGTATCAGCGTTGATACACCTCATATTTTTCATATTCATTAATCTGAAATTTATCCTTATAAAATGAGTAGACGGATTAATTATAGCTATTACTTATAAGCTCTACGTTGATAATTCAATAATCGTTATTAATTGGTTTTGTCGGTGTTTCATTTCGATTATGCATCAAGGGATACGGGTTTCAGTCGATATAAAAGCATTCACAAACCAGTATTAGTGCCAGATTTTATATTAGCTATCATTTAAACCTTTAGATATGTCAAATACGCCGCATGTTGCACCCATAGATGCCGAGTTTAAAGGCTCGTTTTCTAAAGTCCTTTCCAGTAAGGGGGCTGAGGATTTCGCATTTCTATTGGCCATGTTGCATCAGGATGTGTCGAACAGGCTAAATCTGGTTAATGTGCATGAAGAGGTTGTGAAAGATAGTCGAGAGCAGGAACTTGCCAGTATCGACTTTTACCCCAAAACACCTCTGGCAACAGAAAAGAAGCATTGGCAACAACAGAAACTGGTTTCAGAGGCGATGTCTCAACATGATCTCGCTAATGCCCGATTGATGAGCTGTATGTTCCCACCGCCGTTATCCTTAAATAATGACCCGCAATTTATTCCAGAAGAAGTATTGGCTAACTGTGATATTTTCTGTCAAAGACGTATGAAAGGTGGGTCTGCCCCTGAAATCTCCATTGATGAAACGATGTTGGCTGACTTAATTCCTCAATCAATAGACATATTGCCAGAGTTACATGCATTACAGTTGTAATGCGGTTTGCTGAGCGTTGATTACCAATTGTTAGTTATGTTCTGCTAAATAACTGCCCCAGCTTTCATGGCTTGTTTTTAACACAGATTTTTTAACTCGGCTTTTAACGCTGCTTTTAACGTATTTGGGCTAACTTGCCGTCACAGCATTTTTTGAACTTCTTTCCGCTCTCACAAAAACAGGTGTCGTTTCGAGATAATTTGATTTTCTCGACTTTGGATTGAGAGTGATCTGCGTCGTACAGCCACTTACCATCGGGTTTAATAAAATGAGAGGTTTCTGACAGTGCGAACAGTTTCCCTTGTATTGCATAATAGGCAATAAAAGAGACTTCTCCTTCACTGTCTGAATCCTGAAGGGATTCATGATGCGATTTCTGAGACGAGATAATGCGTAAATGTTGCCACTGAATGTCCTGAAAATCTTGCTGTAGTGTTTCGGCATTGTTGATAGGGTCAAGTTTGGAATAATGAGTGTCAGCAATGTATTGGAATTGTTTTAATGCAAATGCGGTGTAGCGGGAACGCATTAACTGTTCAGGATGTGACGGTAGGCTTTCATTCGTCAGATAGGGTTTGCAGCAGCTTTTAAATGCTTTACCACTATGGCAAGGGCACGGTGAACTGTCATCCATGTTTTGTAGCCTTTGTTCCTCTGATAGAGAATGTGGTGCTGCTTTTATTTGTTCTTCTTCTATTTTTCCTGTTTTCTGCACGCTCATCTGTAACTATTGCTCTGCTGTTTAATTTGTTCATTTGTATTTTTTACTGGTGGGCAGAGTGTACCTGATTCTTTTGGTTACAGCATGTTATAGCCACTTCAATTTACGATTCTTGTTCGAAAAACCGGAGTGGGTGATAGGAATGAAACAGCGTCATATCACACCATTAGTTTAGTTTGTGGGCTTGTGGCTCAAGCAATAACAGCAATATACCTGCGTTTTCACATAGGTTTTTAATTTCAATAATGTCTTGATTGGATAGCGAGTTCTTCTCAAGCATGATAGCTGCGCATTGGCCTGCTTCTAACACTTTTTCTACCCAATTGCGTAATGGGATGTTTCGCTCAATGCGAACCTGCAATACGTTGTTGTAGTCGCATTTAATACGCAAATCGTGGCAGAAGTAATACACCCA
Above is a window of Paraneptunicella aestuarii DNA encoding:
- a CDS encoding response regulator; this translates as MALIDFEKMRVLVVDDQRPFLVLLRGMVNALGAKSVVIAQNGEAAVVACRKEKFDIIISDVQLGADKKNGYQFLEEIRILKYVKPDTVFVMVSGDNQRPVVLGSLERQPDDYMIKPFSQAQLSIRLQKAYMKKQELAPVYQHYMKGDVNKAIEECRTLITNGCKYRQACSVLLTELYWKSGQHKQALHMLEPIMQHKPHPWVQVAIAKTQMHLGNYDQAITLAKQVVKNRVLAVEGHDVLAKSYWQKGYLDEAINEIKKSITLSPYSLDRQYLGASLARENNDFEFAKQCCKAIFEQTRRSVYRDVAHLCNFVRSILDAAEHAAEKGDRNKFQQEALITLQRLRNDDILTRLSEPFDYGAFEDIINARVNFLDGKLSEARRSLSKAQNTLEEQFEEYPISMVPDSIKVLFDLGEFDEVNLLSKRLQNGEYNIDPNVEYLLSKTSEGMTEQIRAFQQHCKDGLNCYNQGKFQAAYESYSQALKLSPTNIDAVISLLQCIARMLDKLDKPDLKLIVDSKKHVRLLGDLELNRAQKARFHEVKNELQMHMELK
- a CDS encoding VC2046/SO_2500 family protein, producing MSNTPHVAPIDAEFKGSFSKVLSSKGAEDFAFLLAMLHQDVSNRLNLVNVHEEVVKDSREQELASIDFYPKTPLATEKKHWQQQKLVSEAMSQHDLANARLMSCMFPPPLSLNNDPQFIPEEVLANCDIFCQRRMKGGSAPEISIDETMLADLIPQSIDILPELHALQL
- a CDS encoding YchJ family protein; amino-acid sequence: MSVQKTGKIEEEQIKAAPHSLSEEQRLQNMDDSSPCPCHSGKAFKSCCKPYLTNESLPSHPEQLMRSRYTAFALKQFQYIADTHYSKLDPINNAETLQQDFQDIQWQHLRIISSQKSHHESLQDSDSEGEVSFIAYYAIQGKLFALSETSHFIKPDGKWLYDADHSQSKVEKIKLSRNDTCFCESGKKFKKCCDGKLAQIR